In one window of Candidatus Avedoeria danica DNA:
- a CDS encoding bifunctional salicylyl-CoA 5-hydroxylase/oxidoreductase, translating to MLAPASPTTPALGRASRSWPADGRPNLLRPLKVVVLGAGPAGLYAALLLKRIDARHEVTVIERNAPEVTFGFGVVFSSETLQTLAEADPESYAAIEGAFRYWDDIDVHVGGEVVTSTGHGFCGLARRELLVILQARCRALGVRLEFERDIEDVERFIADATHGGADLVIAADGVNSRVREARRDAFRPTVGWGACRFTWLGTPRPMTAFTFLFAETQWGLFQAHAYPFEADLGTFIIECHEDTWRRAGLDTADEAATVAFGEALFADWLDGAPLISNRSIWRSFPTVTLRQWHDGNVVILGDAAHTAHFSIGSGTKLAMESAIALVDALCAVGVDGPGGVTGALQAYEDARWVEVGRTQTVARTSQHWFETVAGRIDVPPVRFAFDLLTRSKQITYDNLLRRDEGFIGRVRQVFRDVEGAPTAGDGTPLTPIFAPLSLRSLELVNRIVVSPMCQYLSEDGLPNDWHMVHLGSRAIGGAGLIISEMTDISPEARITPGCCGMWSERHAEAWRRITTFVHGHSQAAIALQLAHAGQKASTRVGWEGYDEPLPWHNWDIVAASAVPYHPFSQVPRAMTRADMEAVTADFVRAALLAVDAGFDMLELHCAHGYLLSSFLSPLSNRRVDDYGGDLANRLRYPLEVFDAVRAAWPAAKPMSVRISATDWVDGGNDGDDAVAIARAFAAHGCDIVDVSAGQTAPYALPDYGRMFQVPFAERIKKEVGIPVMAVGAIQNADHANTVLAAGRADLCAMARPHLSDPYLTLHAAAKYGHDDQWWPAPYLAVKPRGGRPAYSRARERAREGLPGVVGVAGDDSDVRRV from the coding sequence ATGCTCGCCCCCGCCTCGCCGACGACGCCCGCCCTCGGCCGAGCATCGCGCTCCTGGCCTGCGGACGGCCGCCCCAACCTGCTCCGCCCGCTCAAGGTCGTCGTCCTCGGCGCCGGCCCGGCCGGCCTGTACGCCGCGCTGCTGCTGAAGCGCATCGACGCGCGCCACGAAGTCACCGTCATCGAGCGCAACGCGCCCGAGGTGACGTTCGGATTCGGCGTCGTCTTCTCGTCCGAGACGCTTCAGACGCTGGCCGAGGCGGACCCGGAGAGCTACGCGGCCATCGAGGGCGCCTTTCGGTACTGGGACGACATCGACGTCCACGTCGGCGGCGAGGTCGTGACGAGCACCGGCCACGGGTTCTGCGGGCTGGCGCGGCGCGAGCTGCTCGTCATCCTCCAGGCGCGCTGCCGGGCGCTGGGCGTGCGGCTGGAGTTCGAGCGCGACATCGAGGACGTTGAGCGGTTCATCGCGGACGCGACGCACGGCGGCGCCGACCTCGTGATCGCCGCCGACGGCGTGAACAGCCGGGTGCGGGAGGCGCGCCGCGACGCGTTCCGGCCGACGGTCGGCTGGGGCGCGTGCCGCTTCACGTGGCTCGGGACGCCGCGGCCGATGACGGCCTTCACGTTCCTGTTCGCCGAGACGCAGTGGGGCCTGTTCCAAGCCCACGCCTACCCGTTCGAGGCGGATCTCGGCACGTTCATCATCGAGTGCCACGAGGACACGTGGCGCCGCGCCGGGCTGGACACCGCCGACGAGGCCGCGACGGTCGCGTTCGGGGAAGCGCTGTTCGCCGACTGGCTGGACGGCGCGCCGCTCATCTCCAACCGGTCGATCTGGCGGTCCTTCCCGACGGTCACGCTCCGCCAGTGGCACGACGGCAACGTCGTCATCCTCGGCGACGCGGCCCACACGGCGCACTTTTCGATCGGCAGCGGCACGAAGCTGGCGATGGAGAGCGCGATCGCGCTCGTCGACGCGCTGTGCGCCGTCGGTGTGGACGGGCCGGGGGGGGTGACGGGCGCGCTGCAAGCGTACGAGGACGCGCGCTGGGTCGAGGTCGGGCGGACGCAGACCGTGGCGCGGACGAGCCAGCACTGGTTCGAGACCGTCGCCGGGCGGATCGACGTGCCCCCCGTCCGCTTCGCGTTCGACCTCCTCACGCGCTCCAAGCAGATCACGTACGACAACCTCCTCCGCCGCGACGAGGGGTTCATCGGCCGCGTGCGCCAGGTGTTCCGCGACGTCGAGGGCGCGCCGACGGCCGGAGACGGCACGCCGCTCACGCCGATCTTCGCGCCCCTTTCGCTGCGCAGCCTCGAGCTCGTGAACCGGATCGTCGTCTCGCCGATGTGCCAGTACCTGTCGGAAGACGGTCTGCCGAACGATTGGCACATGGTCCACCTCGGGAGCCGGGCGATCGGCGGCGCCGGGTTGATCATCTCCGAGATGACGGACATCTCGCCCGAGGCGCGGATCACGCCGGGCTGCTGCGGGATGTGGAGCGAGCGGCATGCCGAGGCGTGGCGGCGCATCACGACGTTCGTCCATGGCCACAGCCAAGCCGCGATCGCCCTCCAGCTCGCCCATGCCGGCCAGAAGGCGAGCACGCGCGTCGGCTGGGAGGGCTACGACGAGCCGCTGCCGTGGCACAACTGGGACATCGTGGCCGCTTCCGCCGTGCCGTACCACCCGTTCAGCCAGGTCCCGCGGGCGATGACGCGCGCCGACATGGAGGCCGTGACGGCCGACTTCGTCCGCGCCGCTCTGCTGGCCGTCGACGCCGGCTTCGATATGCTCGAGCTGCACTGCGCGCACGGCTACTTGCTCTCGTCGTTCCTATCGCCCCTGTCCAACCGGCGCGTCGACGACTACGGCGGCGATCTGGCGAACCGCCTGCGCTACCCGCTCGAGGTCTTCGACGCCGTCCGCGCCGCGTGGCCCGCCGCAAAGCCGATGAGCGTGCGGATCTCCGCCACCGACTGGGTCGACGGCGGCAACGACGGCGACGACGCGGTGGCGATCGCCCGCGCCTTCGCCGCCCACGGCTGCGACATCGTCGACGTCTCGGCCGGCCAGACCGCGCCGTACGCGCTGCCGGACTACGGCCGGATGTTCCAGGTGCCGTTCGCCGAGCGGATCAAGAAGGAGGTCGGCATCCCGGTGATGGCCGTCGGCGCGATTCAAAATGCCGACCACGCGAACACCGTCCTGGCCGCCGGCCGCGCCGACCTGTGCGCGATGGCGCGGCCGCATTTGAGCGATCCGTACCTCACGCTTCATGCCGCGGCCAAGTACGGGCACGACGATCAGTGGTGGCCGGCGCCGTATTTGGCGGTGAAGCCGCGGGGGGGGCGGCCGGCGTACTCGCGGGCGCGGGAGCGGGCGCGGGAGGGCTTGCCGGGGGTGGTTGGGGTGGCAGGGGACGACAGCGACGTACGGCGGGTATAG
- a CDS encoding VWA domain-containing protein, with translation MPPRPATPRHRLIAAVLVAAAVALAWHVALARSARSAFDSGPSPRQQPTVVTPTPRPPTPTPVPATPVRRPDLAIGGLRVAPALHNAQTLALTATFAVTVTNVGAASSRAPITVTWFADANGSRRFEPGADTVLANAFLPDDVPPLGTVGIGAPGGGRLPFRDAPVLVSVRDSGTVGEGNVTNNVGTTAGLCRRAAPGATAGIATPRAKWRWPLPGTTPPSPTKRQVEASPAIVDLDGDGVAEIVFVTLDRDTEPDSGILRAVDGRTGADRFAVTAPDWRVGAFSAPAVGDLLGDGPPEIVAVDAAYEHVLAFDIDGTPVWRSDPVLANPDNTRLRLAGPSLADLDADGWPEILVDDVLLDAAGKLLGRLPPGAMAVDLDLVGLSGDEGPPRPEIIGFGFALKAHLEDRWLEPLWQFEGAAKGVGFNAVANLDDDPYPEIVIVGDDGDVQLLHHNGAPLDRSRCFADTPIVCRQGRGGQGGPPVIADFDGDGRADFGVAGRKLFTARNTTGGVLWQLDTDDDNSGVTSATAFDFDGDGASEVVYADRSRLRLIDGRTGIPIWQTARPSLTTFEMPVVADVDGDAHADLVVGVGGTDTNGNMSADAGLAVFENPAWAPARPVWNQHAFAHTFVDDAGHIPLVAPPSWQLRNGFRDAGLPGAPSFGQPDLTVGRLVRDAGAPPGAPRVLARIGNAGSAAAGRGVEIAFHRTFVTGTLAATATLGAPLAAGTYVDVAVAWPADADTVAVIVDPRGVVAECAGGWRAVDAAADAEANNVHAARLSALPLAPPTPTPPPTPTRRATPTIGPTRSPTIELPWERTPSPTPTVDGTIVATATGSPTIDGMQTVPPTWTSTATPSATPSATPSSAPTAPSPTSARTPATLWLPVALLGRCGPGDTDVDAVLVIDTSAHMAERDGALTRLDLAKSAATGGLVALAAGPDDRAAIITVGDVAALRAPFTRPIDVLPLVEGLTVERATSLETPIDRALALARAELVRARPSAAKLIVIISDGRAWPAQTASAAAEARAAEAAGAIVVARGIGDTAAPVLPPLVAIAGSRQRVRVRTDSFDGEGGGEWAVVTARCPPGPLWAGR, from the coding sequence ATGCCGCCCCGCCCCGCGACGCCCCGACACCGCCTCATCGCCGCCGTGCTCGTGGCCGCCGCGGTCGCGCTCGCTTGGCATGTCGCGCTCGCCCGATCAGCGCGCAGCGCCTTCGATTCCGGCCCGAGCCCCCGCCAGCAACCGACGGTCGTGACGCCCACGCCCCGCCCCCCGACACCGACGCCCGTGCCCGCAACGCCCGTCCGGCGGCCGGATCTCGCGATCGGCGGCCTGCGTGTGGCGCCGGCGCTGCACAACGCGCAGACCCTGGCGTTGACCGCCACGTTCGCCGTCACCGTGACGAACGTCGGCGCCGCTTCGTCGCGCGCGCCGATCACCGTGACGTGGTTCGCCGACGCGAACGGCAGCCGGCGGTTCGAACCGGGGGCCGACACCGTCCTGGCGAACGCCTTCCTGCCGGACGACGTGCCGCCGCTCGGCACCGTCGGGATCGGCGCGCCGGGCGGCGGCCGGCTGCCGTTCCGCGATGCGCCCGTACTCGTCAGCGTTCGGGACAGCGGCACGGTGGGCGAGGGCAACGTGACGAACAATGTCGGAACGACCGCCGGCCTCTGCCGCCGCGCGGCGCCGGGCGCGACCGCCGGCATCGCCACCCCGCGCGCCAAGTGGCGGTGGCCGCTGCCCGGCACGACGCCGCCGTCCCCGACGAAGCGTCAGGTCGAGGCGTCGCCGGCGATCGTCGACCTGGACGGCGACGGCGTGGCCGAGATCGTCTTCGTCACCCTCGACCGGGACACCGAGCCCGACAGCGGCATCCTCCGCGCGGTCGACGGGCGCACGGGCGCCGACAGGTTCGCCGTCACGGCCCCGGACTGGCGGGTGGGCGCGTTCAGCGCACCGGCCGTCGGCGACCTTCTCGGCGACGGCCCGCCCGAGATCGTCGCCGTGGATGCCGCGTACGAGCACGTCCTCGCGTTCGACATCGACGGCACGCCGGTCTGGCGCAGCGACCCCGTGCTGGCCAACCCCGACAACACCCGCCTGCGCCTCGCCGGCCCGTCGCTGGCCGACCTCGATGCGGACGGCTGGCCGGAGATCCTCGTCGACGACGTCCTGCTCGACGCCGCCGGCAAGCTTCTCGGCCGCCTTCCCCCCGGTGCGATGGCCGTTGATCTCGACCTCGTCGGCCTGAGCGGCGATGAGGGTCCGCCGCGGCCGGAGATCATCGGCTTCGGTTTTGCCCTCAAGGCGCACCTCGAGGACCGCTGGCTCGAGCCGCTGTGGCAGTTCGAGGGCGCCGCCAAGGGCGTCGGCTTCAACGCCGTCGCCAACCTCGACGACGACCCGTACCCCGAGATCGTCATCGTCGGCGACGACGGCGATGTGCAGCTTCTTCACCACAACGGTGCGCCGCTCGACAGATCGCGGTGCTTCGCCGACACACCGATCGTCTGCCGCCAGGGCCGCGGCGGACAGGGCGGCCCGCCGGTCATCGCCGACTTCGATGGGGACGGACGGGCGGACTTTGGCGTGGCGGGGCGCAAGCTCTTCACCGCCCGAAACACAACCGGCGGCGTCCTGTGGCAGCTGGACACGGATGATGACAACTCCGGCGTCACGTCGGCTACGGCGTTCGATTTCGACGGCGACGGTGCCTCCGAGGTCGTGTACGCCGACCGGTCGAGGCTGCGGCTCATCGATGGCCGAACCGGGATCCCCATCTGGCAGACGGCCCGGCCGAGCCTCACGACCTTCGAGATGCCCGTCGTGGCGGATGTCGACGGCGATGCCCATGCCGATCTCGTCGTCGGCGTCGGCGGCACCGACACCAACGGCAACATGTCGGCCGACGCGGGGTTGGCGGTCTTCGAGAACCCGGCCTGGGCGCCGGCCCGCCCCGTCTGGAACCAGCACGCCTTCGCGCACACGTTCGTCGACGACGCCGGCCACATCCCGCTCGTCGCCCCGCCGAGCTGGCAGCTGCGCAACGGGTTCCGCGACGCCGGCCTCCCGGGCGCGCCGTCGTTCGGCCAGCCCGACCTGACCGTCGGCCGCCTCGTCCGCGACGCCGGCGCCCCGCCCGGCGCGCCGCGCGTGCTGGCGCGGATCGGCAACGCCGGCAGTGCGGCGGCCGGCCGCGGCGTCGAGATCGCCTTCCACCGCACGTTCGTCACCGGCACCTTGGCGGCCACGGCGACGCTCGGGGCACCCCTCGCCGCCGGGACGTACGTCGACGTTGCCGTCGCCTGGCCCGCGGACGCGGACACCGTGGCGGTCATCGTGGACCCGCGCGGCGTCGTGGCCGAGTGCGCCGGTGGATGGCGGGCCGTGGACGCAGCGGCCGATGCCGAGGCCAACAACGTGCACGCGGCCCGCCTGTCCGCCCTCCCCCTCGCCCCGCCCACCCCGACGCCGCCGCCGACCCCGACCCGCCGTGCGACGCCGACGATCGGCCCGACGCGCAGCCCGACGATCGAACTGCCGTGGGAGCGCACGCCATCGCCGACGCCGACCGTCGACGGGACGATCGTTGCCACGGCCACGGGCTCGCCGACGATCGACGGCATGCAGACCGTCCCGCCGACGTGGACGTCGACCGCCACGCCTTCCGCCACGCCTTCCGCCACACCTTCCAGTGCACCGACCGCCCCGTCGCCGACGTCCGCCCGTACGCCGGCGACGCTCTGGCTGCCGGTGGCGCTCCTCGGCCGCTGCGGTCCGGGCGACACCGACGTCGATGCCGTCTTGGTCATCGACACGTCCGCCCACATGGCGGAGCGGGACGGCGCGCTTACGCGGCTCGACTTGGCCAAGTCCGCCGCCACGGGCGGGCTCGTCGCCCTGGCCGCGGGTCCCGACGATCGCGCGGCGATCATCACCGTCGGCGACGTGGCTGCGCTGCGCGCGCCGTTCACGCGCCCGATCGACGTGCTGCCGCTCGTCGAGGGCCTGACCGTCGAACGTGCGACGTCGTTGGAGACGCCGATCGACCGTGCCCTTGCCCTGGCACGCGCCGAGCTCGTCCGTGCCCGCCCATCGGCGGCGAAGCTGATCGTCATCATCAGCGATGGGCGGGCGTGGCCGGCGCAGACCGCCTCCGCCGCCGCCGAAGCGCGGGCCGCCGAGGCCGCCGGTGCGATCGTCGTGGCTCGCGGAATCGGCGACACCGCCGCCCCCGTGCTGCCTCCCCTCGTCGCAATCGCCGGCAGCCGCCAACGCGTCCGCGTGCGGACCGACTCGTTCGACGGCGAGGGAGGCGGCGAATGGGCCGTCGTCACCGCCCGCTGCCCGCCGGGTCCGTTGTGGGCGGGGCGATGA
- a CDS encoding S8 family serine peptidase produces MIDVLRRLRVALVPLAIVAALLALPLAALYAAGRSPAAQPPADAVAAGPSPAEVLADMADRSPVEKLDSGLTAIAKDGDAADVVMTYVQSDRAVDFDALTSRHHAWTMPAGEHVAFVEVPVGKLGALAALPGVARVSDASQDATGAIFVPKPMDMDGLTVPYEAISPEQAVQLRAQAEAAPPTIRPENDSSAGAKPAPSAKGGPEPKGWHDIWRNHSAKEAWDLGYTGKGVKVAVLDTSVDFAHPDLQGTYAVYEKGPYTGWPEIFDPYGVNLWSQDVRIPVTQGRPRAQQGAGGLVLMSNVVTPTAAMVNGTSVLTGCVQSRAIVRPANQNLNVFLPPNCSFVMPPSKSGRILHGYHPDANIRPLGGEPNAVPFVVSRYMDMIVVDANASGVYDTVYVDLDFDRDFTDEMPQTKANPVAWRDINGNGIADFSAGTVYWISDGQSTPPGSYLFGLADEKPAAGMYVAIQADTGGHGTLCASNVASRGVLGVPDAVSLQFQDLPGNHKPMPLNPGMGKEAKIISVGNIYSGGDPSFDAGWRFGVLGADPADPSDDPQITSNSYGFSGNDDDGWDLYSHAIDYYVRTFNPTSTGLYSNGNGGPGYGTIPVPKPATGMGIAASTQMGSTGWDSAYDTKQITFGDITPWSDRGPIALLGAGASLAADGAYASGSSPLNAVVTNANQPEFKRDGEFANGTWGGTSRSSPVAAGLMSLIYQAFDDKHGRWPTWQEARSIAMAGSRFNGYDAFVTGAGVLDAADAARIAGGLYGVASMPSEWTTGGYRGKTYPAFAKMQTRGSQAKQTFTLSNADDKPVEVKVSGQWLRRVGHTDIPWTSKTVTEEVGSPTSFNAPQYLVPIDKDAVPAGTDLMVVRMAYPLEDMDFEAPDVGPWRPGTPKESYLISDNIWRLTVYQHTDRNDNQKLWNDANGNGVVDLKLSDFYTQTLDSTPPGNPAKISNMLDYGASEIEQGEYMRFAYLNNDANNHLVTVHHPLERWGNGIYIGLSHWEAWFNAGGTWDQRGRSTKMPVTDLTLRVDYYDYVDWPWLSTGDSTVTIPAAAGGTPGTFTVDATMSVPADAAYGSYVGAIFADYARDTAGGDVPVFAELAPEEPRGGYELPGRRLTIPVNVNVAASYGWNGPVTFGGAEGDDRDAPYNNGAVAGAQSWGWRPESGDWRYFLLDAAKPPKNTLSYLISRTRWDDPSEKMTDIDTRLYGPSMDRYTDPTHPANGEPEADGQTRNRADTAWYGPHTLALLAQSPSSNIQGDGRWAFNTSSGGNEDWVSAPAGEGLHELMLDNVLFSGSSIEIPFETTVGSIRITPGEVVLEGPACTEVALMSDLPIDDLAVMAYGMHPPVVETDQPAKQDDQNVAAAASYRYTYTLESEAARLSFTVDGNDDGVDLDLFVLYDNNADGTFNFTNEQVGSSTTPNADEEVVLDSISPSGEYVVLVHGFTVPGNGTTFTLTIDATYGDDIGVTDPPTSIEAGKRTMIRVCPDAQAVAGRTEPSTGVLFMGPTASPQMMRVPVRWYPTGTVPTPVPVTPDGVFLPALLRTALFGVEEPPPAITGSAVLESVHERATR; encoded by the coding sequence ATGATCGACGTGTTGCGCCGCCTGCGGGTGGCCCTTGTTCCGTTGGCGATCGTCGCGGCGCTGCTGGCGCTGCCCCTGGCCGCGCTCTACGCGGCCGGCCGATCGCCGGCTGCCCAACCGCCGGCCGACGCTGTCGCCGCCGGCCCTTCGCCGGCCGAGGTGTTGGCCGACATGGCGGATCGCTCGCCGGTCGAGAAGCTCGACAGCGGGTTGACCGCGATCGCCAAGGACGGCGACGCGGCGGACGTGGTCATGACCTACGTGCAGTCCGACCGCGCCGTCGATTTCGACGCGCTGACCTCGCGCCACCACGCCTGGACGATGCCGGCCGGCGAGCACGTGGCATTCGTCGAGGTGCCGGTCGGCAAGCTCGGCGCGCTGGCGGCGCTGCCCGGCGTCGCGCGCGTCTCGGACGCGTCGCAGGACGCCACCGGCGCGATCTTCGTTCCCAAGCCGATGGACATGGACGGCCTGACCGTCCCGTACGAGGCGATCTCGCCCGAGCAGGCCGTGCAGCTGCGCGCACAGGCCGAGGCAGCGCCGCCGACGATCCGCCCGGAGAACGATTCGAGCGCGGGCGCCAAGCCGGCGCCGAGCGCGAAGGGTGGCCCGGAGCCCAAGGGCTGGCACGACATCTGGCGGAACCACTCCGCCAAGGAGGCCTGGGACCTCGGCTACACCGGCAAGGGCGTCAAGGTCGCCGTGCTGGACACGTCGGTCGACTTCGCCCATCCCGACCTCCAGGGCACGTACGCCGTCTACGAGAAGGGGCCATACACGGGCTGGCCCGAGATCTTCGACCCGTATGGTGTCAACCTGTGGTCACAGGACGTGCGCATCCCGGTGACCCAGGGTCGGCCGCGTGCGCAGCAGGGCGCCGGCGGCCTCGTCCTCATGTCCAACGTCGTCACGCCGACCGCCGCCATGGTGAACGGCACGAGCGTCCTGACGGGCTGCGTCCAGTCGCGGGCGATCGTCCGGCCGGCGAACCAGAACTTGAACGTGTTCCTGCCGCCGAATTGCTCGTTCGTCATGCCCCCGTCCAAGAGCGGCCGGATCCTGCACGGCTACCACCCGGACGCGAACATCCGCCCGCTCGGCGGCGAGCCGAACGCGGTGCCGTTCGTCGTGTCCCGCTACATGGACATGATCGTCGTCGACGCGAACGCGTCCGGCGTGTACGACACGGTGTATGTCGACCTCGACTTCGACCGCGACTTCACGGATGAGATGCCGCAGACCAAGGCGAACCCCGTCGCATGGCGGGACATCAACGGCAACGGCATCGCCGACTTCTCGGCCGGCACGGTCTACTGGATCTCCGACGGCCAGTCGACGCCGCCCGGTTCCTACCTCTTCGGACTCGCCGACGAGAAGCCCGCCGCCGGCATGTACGTCGCCATCCAGGCCGACACGGGCGGCCACGGTACGCTGTGCGCCTCCAACGTCGCCTCGCGGGGCGTCCTCGGCGTGCCCGACGCGGTGTCGCTCCAGTTCCAGGACCTGCCGGGCAACCACAAGCCGATGCCGCTCAATCCGGGCATGGGCAAGGAAGCGAAGATCATCTCCGTCGGCAACATCTACTCCGGCGGTGACCCGTCGTTCGATGCCGGCTGGCGCTTCGGCGTCCTCGGCGCCGACCCGGCCGATCCGTCGGACGACCCGCAGATCACGTCCAACAGCTACGGCTTCTCCGGCAACGACGACGACGGCTGGGACCTCTACTCGCACGCGATCGACTACTACGTCCGGACGTTCAACCCGACGTCGACCGGGCTGTACTCCAACGGCAACGGCGGCCCGGGCTACGGCACGATCCCGGTGCCCAAGCCGGCCACCGGCATGGGCATCGCCGCCAGCACCCAGATGGGCTCGACCGGCTGGGACTCGGCGTACGACACCAAGCAGATCACGTTCGGCGACATCACGCCGTGGTCGGACCGTGGCCCGATCGCCCTGCTGGGCGCCGGCGCCAGCTTGGCCGCCGACGGCGCGTACGCCTCGGGCTCGAGCCCGCTGAACGCCGTCGTCACGAACGCGAACCAGCCCGAGTTCAAGCGGGACGGCGAGTTCGCGAACGGCACATGGGGCGGCACGAGCCGCTCGTCGCCGGTCGCCGCCGGCCTGATGTCCCTGATCTACCAGGCCTTCGACGACAAGCACGGGCGCTGGCCGACCTGGCAGGAGGCGCGTTCGATCGCGATGGCCGGCAGCCGCTTCAACGGCTACGACGCCTTCGTCACCGGCGCCGGCGTGCTCGACGCCGCCGACGCGGCGCGGATCGCGGGCGGCCTGTACGGCGTCGCGTCCATGCCGTCCGAGTGGACGACCGGCGGCTACCGCGGCAAGACCTACCCGGCCTTCGCCAAGATGCAGACGCGCGGCTCCCAGGCCAAGCAGACGTTCACGCTCTCGAACGCGGACGACAAGCCCGTCGAGGTCAAGGTGTCCGGCCAGTGGCTGCGCCGCGTCGGGCACACGGACATCCCGTGGACGTCCAAGACCGTGACCGAGGAGGTCGGCTCGCCGACGTCCTTCAACGCGCCGCAGTACCTCGTGCCGATCGACAAGGACGCCGTTCCGGCGGGCACCGACCTGATGGTCGTGCGGATGGCCTATCCGCTCGAGGACATGGACTTCGAGGCGCCTGACGTCGGCCCGTGGCGCCCGGGAACGCCGAAGGAGTCCTACCTCATCTCCGACAACATCTGGCGTCTGACGGTGTATCAGCACACGGACCGCAACGACAACCAGAAGCTCTGGAACGACGCGAACGGCAACGGGGTCGTCGACCTCAAGCTGAGCGACTTCTACACCCAGACGCTGGACTCGACGCCGCCGGGCAACCCCGCCAAGATCTCGAACATGCTCGACTACGGCGCATCGGAGATCGAGCAGGGCGAGTACATGCGGTTCGCCTATCTGAACAACGACGCGAACAACCACCTCGTCACCGTTCACCACCCGCTGGAGCGGTGGGGCAACGGGATCTACATCGGCTTGTCGCACTGGGAAGCGTGGTTCAACGCGGGCGGCACATGGGATCAGCGCGGCCGCAGCACGAAGATGCCGGTCACGGACCTGACGCTGCGCGTTGACTACTACGATTACGTCGACTGGCCGTGGCTCTCGACCGGCGACTCGACGGTCACGATCCCGGCCGCCGCCGGCGGCACGCCGGGCACCTTCACCGTCGACGCGACGATGAGCGTCCCGGCCGACGCCGCGTACGGCAGCTACGTCGGCGCCATCTTCGCCGACTACGCGCGCGACACCGCCGGCGGCGACGTCCCGGTGTTCGCCGAGCTGGCACCCGAGGAGCCGCGCGGCGGTTACGAGCTGCCCGGCCGTCGCCTGACGATCCCGGTGAACGTGAACGTCGCCGCGTCGTACGGCTGGAACGGCCCGGTCACGTTCGGCGGTGCCGAGGGCGACGACCGCGACGCGCCGTACAACAACGGTGCGGTCGCCGGCGCGCAGAGCTGGGGCTGGCGGCCGGAGTCGGGCGACTGGCGCTACTTCCTCCTGGATGCCGCCAAGCCGCCGAAGAACACGCTCTCGTACCTCATCTCCAGGACCCGCTGGGACGACCCGTCGGAGAAGATGACGGACATCGACACGCGCCTGTACGGCCCGTCGATGGACCGGTACACGGACCCGACGCACCCCGCCAACGGCGAGCCGGAGGCGGACGGGCAGACGCGCAACCGCGCAGACACCGCCTGGTACGGCCCGCATACGCTCGCGCTGCTGGCGCAGAGCCCGTCGAGCAACATCCAGGGGGACGGCCGCTGGGCGTTCAACACCTCGAGTGGCGGCAACGAGGACTGGGTCTCGGCGCCGGCCGGCGAAGGACTGCACGAGCTCATGCTCGACAACGTCCTCTTCAGCGGCTCGTCCATCGAGATCCCGTTCGAGACGACCGTCGGCTCGATCCGGATCACGCCCGGCGAGGTCGTCCTCGAGGGGCCGGCGTGCACCGAAGTGGCGCTCATGTCCGATCTGCCGATCGACGACCTGGCCGTAATGGCCTACGGAATGCATCCGCCCGTCGTCGAGACCGATCAACCGGCCAAGCAGGACGATCAGAACGTCGCCGCCGCGGCCAGCTATCGCTACACCTACACGCTGGAGAGCGAAGCGGCCCGGTTGAGCTTCACCGTCGACGGCAACGACGACGGCGTTGACCTCGACCTCTTCGTCCTCTACGACAACAACGCCGACGGCACGTTCAACTTCACGAACGAGCAGGTCGGCAGCTCGACCACCCCGAACGCCGACGAAGAAGTCGTTCTCGACAGCATCAGCCCGTCCGGCGAGTACGTCGTCCTCGTGCACGGCTTCACGGTGCCGGGCAACGGCACGACGTTCACGTTGACGATCGATGCGACGTACGGCGACGACATCGGCGTCACCGACCCGCCGACCTCGATCGAGGCCGGCAAGCGGACGATGATCCGGGTCTGTCCGGACGCGCAGGCCGTCGCCGGCCGGACGGAGCCGAGCACCGGCGTCCTGTTCATGGGCCCGACCGCTTCGCCGCAGATGATGCGTGTCCCGGTCCGCTGGTACCCGACGGGCACGGTGCCGACGCCGGTCCCGGTGACCCCGGACGGCGTGTTCCTGCCGGCGCTGCTGCGCACGGCCCTGTTCGGTGTCGAGGAGCCGCCGCCGGCCATAACGGGCAGCGCGGTGCTCGAGAGCGTGCACGAGCGCGCGACGCGCTGA
- a CDS encoding AhpC/TSA family protein, which yields MMSVRLAPGDPAPDATVLDPEGGIVRLADRWPDGPTALLFIRHFGCPYCQIALRELAGERPALEALGARVVAVAIGEPEHAVRFGRKAAPGVDVLVSPDTSAHRAFGMRRALPWEIVHPRAVARGVQLAAQGILPRVPTGDPFLLPGTFVIDRAGRVRYARYAADVSDNPDWEALRSAVAAAGGTAPAGA from the coding sequence ATGATGAGCGTTCGGCTGGCGCCAGGCGATCCCGCACCCGACGCCACCGTCCTCGACCCCGAAGGCGGCATCGTCCGATTGGCGGATCGCTGGCCGGACGGGCCGACGGCCCTGCTGTTCATCCGCCACTTCGGCTGTCCGTATTGCCAGATCGCACTGCGCGAGCTGGCCGGCGAGCGGCCGGCGCTCGAGGCGCTCGGCGCGCGCGTTGTCGCCGTCGCGATCGGCGAGCCCGAGCACGCGGTGCGGTTCGGGCGCAAGGCGGCGCCCGGCGTCGACGTCCTCGTCAGCCCGGACACGTCCGCCCACCGAGCGTTCGGCATGCGGCGCGCGCTGCCGTGGGAGATCGTCCACCCGCGGGCCGTCGCGCGCGGCGTGCAGCTGGCGGCGCAGGGCATCCTGCCCCGGGTCCCGACCGGCGATCCGTTCCTGCTCCCCGGCACGTTCGTCATCGACCGCGCGGGCCGCGTGCGCTACGCGCGCTACGCCGCGGATGTGAGCGACAACCCGGACTGGGAAGCACTCCGTTCGGCCGTCGCAGCGGCCGGCGGGACCGCGCCGGCGGGCGCCTGA